In Planifilum fimeticola, the DNA window GCATATACCCGGTTTCCCTCAGGAAGGAGGAGTTTCCATGTGCGGTCGCTTCACCCTGACCGTCGAATTGAATGCCCTGCGCCGCCGGTTCCTCGCTTCGGCCGAAGATGGTTCACTCAACCGCCCTCGCTTCAACATCGCTCCCACCCAGAACATTCCGGTCATCCGGCATGAAAAGGGGGGGAGGAAAATCCGCGAACTGCGTTGGGGGTTGATTCCACGCTGGGCGAAGGAGGCATCCATCGGACAACGGATGATCAACGCCCGAAGTGAAACCCTGACGGAAAAACCCTCCTTTCGGCCGCTCCTCCACCGGCGGCGCTGTCTCGTACCCGCCGACGGCTACTACGAATGGTGCAAAACCGAGACCGGAAAGAAACAGCCCTATCGAATCATCGTCGGAGACGGAGAGCTTTTCGCCTTCGCGGGGTTGTGGGACCGCTGGGTCTCCCCTGAGGGAAAGGCCGTCGAATCCTTCACCATCATCACCACCCGGGCCAACGAAAAACTCTCCGGCATCCATC includes these proteins:
- a CDS encoding SOS response-associated peptidase produces the protein MCGRFTLTVELNALRRRFLASAEDGSLNRPRFNIAPTQNIPVIRHEKGGRKIRELRWGLIPRWAKEASIGQRMINARSETLTEKPSFRPLLHRRRCLVPADGYYEWCKTETGKKQPYRIIVGDGELFAFAGLWDRWVSPEGKAVESFTIITTRANEKLSGIHHRMPVILPRSAEDLWLDPGVRDPDLLRQLLVPYPDESVRFYPVSTLVNSPRNDTEACIRPLDGEET